Genomic segment of Brachyspira suanatina:
AAAGAACTTCCTTTCACAATATCTCTTGCACCTAAATTACTTGTTATTATTATAATTGTATTTGAAAAATCAACTTTTCTTCCAAAATTATCAGTAAGCTGACCTTCCTCAAGCACCTGTAAAAGTATATTAGTAACATCAGGATGAGCTTTTTCTATTTCATCGAAAAGTATAAGAGAATAAGGTTTTCTTCTCACCTTTTCAGTAAGTCCGCCTCCCTCTTCATAACCAACATATCCAGGAGGGGCTCCTATAAGCCTGCTTACAGCAAATTTTTCCATAAACTCACTCATATCTATCCTGATAAGAGCATCACTATCTCCAAACATAAACTCTGAAAGTACTTTAGCTAAAGCAGTTTTACCAACACCTGTAGGTCCCAAGAAAATAAAACTTCCAAGAGGTCTTTTTGATGTTTTAAGTCCTGCTCTGCTTCTTCTAATTGCTTTAGATATAGAAGCTATAGCTTCTTTCTGTCCTACAACTTTCTGATGTAGTTCTTCTTCCATACCTATTAGTCTTTTGCTTTCTGAATTTAATAATCTTTTTATAGGTATATTAGTTATTTCAGATATAACATGTCTTATATCATCTTCTTCAATGAATGTTTCTATCTTTTCTCTTTCTTCACGCCATTTTTCTTCTTTCTTAGCAAGCTCTTCCTGTATAGAACTAATTTCATCTCTTATTTTAGCAGCATCTTCAAAATTCTGATTATCAACAGCATTTTTCTTCTGCTGATTAAGCTCTTCTATCTTTTTCTCTAAATCTTTAAACTCCTGTGGTCTTGTCATATTAAGAAGTCTTGCTCTTGAACCTGCCTCATCTATCAAATCTATAGCTTTATCAGGCAAATGTCTTTCAAAAATATATCTCTTACTTAATACAGCAGCAGCATTTATTGCCTCATCAGTATATTTCACTTTATGATGTTCTTCATATTTACCTTTGATACCATTCAATATTTCTATAGTATCTTCTATACTAGGTTCTTCCACGTTGATAGGTTGAAATCTTCTAACCAAAGCACCGTCTTTTTCTATATATTTTTTATATTCATTTATAGTAGTAGCACCTATACACTGAATCTCTCCTCTTGAAAGTGCAGGCTTTAACATATTAGCAGCATCCAAAGCACCTTCAGCACCACCTGCTCCTATTAATGTATGAAGCTCATCTATAAATATGATAATATTACTAGCTTTTTTTATTTCTAAAACTATATTCTTTATTCTCTCTTCAAATTCACCTCTGTATTTTGTACCAGCAACAACAGAAGATAAATCTAAAGTTAATACACGTTTTTTAAGGAGTATATCAGGTACATCAGCAGCTACTATCTTTTCAGCAAGTCCTTCAACTATAGCTGTTTTACCTACTCCAGGTTCTCCAAGAAGTATAGGATTATTCTTTTTTCTTCTTGATAGAATCTGAACAACTCTCATAACTTCATTTTCTCTGCCTATAACTCTGTCTAAAGTTTTATCTCTAGCCATTTTAGTCAAATCTCTAGCAAATTGATCTAAAGTAGGTGTTTTAACCTTTTTTACATTATCTTCCTGACTAGTCTGCTCCATAGAAGACATATTACTTCCAGCAACACCAAGCATTTTTAATATTTCTTGTCTTAATATAGTAAGCTCAAGTCCCATACTTGTAAGTACATTATAAGCTGTACCGCTTTCCTCTCTTAAAAGTCCAAGAAGTAAATGTTCAGTACCTATATAATTATGACTTAAAGCCCTTGCCTCTTCAGCAGATCTGCTTATAAGTTTCTGTACTCTAGGAGCAGTAGGTAAAGTTCCAAATACTTTTGTAGTTGAAGATTTTACCATAGCTGATTCTAATTCTAATTTAAGTCTGTCCAAATCAATTTTCAATCTCATTAAAACACGAGTTGCCAAAGCCTCTGATTCATGCAGAAGCCCCAAAAGTATATGTTCTGGAGTAACCATATCATGATTTAATCTTTTTGCTTCTTCCTGAGCATATAATTCTATTACCTTTTTTGCTTTGCTTGTTAAATGAAATTGGAACATATTATAATCCTGTATTATATTTTACATCTATAAAATATTTTAATAGTCATTATCGGATATAATAGAAATACTATTATAAATAAAACAAAATTATACATTAACATAAAGATATGCTAATGTATAATTTAGAATTTCTATTATAGGTTTTAAATTTTAAATAAAACTACTATTAGCTACATTAACAACATTTATATTAGTCTTACTAGATGATGCAGTGTTAGTCTTAGGAGAATCATCTTTATTAGGATTTCCATAAAACAAGGATAAAGCTAATACCAAAAATATTGCTGTAGATAGAGCTATAGAAAGTCTGACAGAACTCATAAAAGCATACAATGGACTTATATCATTTTTTTTAATACTTTCCATTTTAGCTCTTTGCAACATGTACTGCCATTCTCTATCAGGCAAACTTGGCAAATCAAAATGATGTCGCTTCTTTTCGATTTTGCTTTTAAATTGCATCATGTCATGTAGTTTCATAAAAGAGTCCTTTCTTTTTCTAGGAGCGATTTCATTTTTTTAAGAGCATAAGAATAATTACTCTTAGCTGAATCGCTTGATATATTTAAAATATCTGATATTTCTTTATATGAGTAATTCTCATAATATCTCAATATAAAGACATCTCTCTGTTTTCCCTTTAATTTAGTAGAAGCATTGTAAATTTTTTCCTGAAGATATATTCTTTCATATTCTTTTTCTGTATTATACCTTTTATCATCAACTATCTCTAGTTTTTCTAAATAAGGAGACTCTCTCCTATAGGCTTTAGAATACATATTTATAGCTGTATTGCTTATTATACGGTATAACCAACCTTTGAAATAATTACGTTCTTCATACCTGTCTATTGCTTTATACACACGAATTAACACATCTTGTGTTAAATCCATAGCATCTTCATAATTATGCATAAAACGATATGATAAGTTAAATATATAGTTTTTGTATCTTGTTAATAATATATCTAATGCTTCGCTATCGCCTTTTTTATGTGCTTCTATTAATTCATAATCTTTTAATAATTCTTTTTCTTTAGTTACTATCATCTCTACAAACTCCAATATTACCTGTTCTTAAATAATTATATATACATTATTTATAACAAATAAACAAACATAAAGTAAAATCAAGCCATAAAAGATTCTTTAGAAAAATTCTTATTAGAATTATCTGTTTTTTTATCTTCATTGCCTGAAGTTACAAACTCTTTCTCGCTGAATGCATTTTCTATATCATATTTAGTAAGAGTTAAAGTATTGCCTTTTACTCCGTCTAAATTGAAAAGTATATTAACCATTGCAGTTTCAACTATACTTTTTAAAGATCTTGCACCCATGTTCATACTAGAAGCCTTATCAACTATAAAGTTAATTGCTTCTGCCGTTACTACTAACTTCTTACCTATACTTTTGAAAAATTCAGTATATTTTATAATAGGAGATTCTGAAGTTTTTGTCAAGATATCTTTCAAATTTTCTTTAGTAAGATCATTCAATGTTACTATTATAGGTATTCTGCCTATAAATTCAGGTATCATACCATATTTTTCTATATCTTTAACATCAACCTGACTTAGTATCCTATTTTTCTGCAGTTTATTTATAACAGCATTAGAGCCGAATCCTAAACTGCTTTCTCCTTTCAAACGCATCTTGATTATATCATCAAGACCTACAAAAGCACCTCCAAATATAAATAATATGTTTTTAGTATTCATAAGTATTCCGTCGCTTGAATGCATCATTCTTCTATCGCCGAATTCAGGCACTCTTATGTCCTCACCATTCATCATAGAAAGAAGTGCTTCCTGTACAGCTTTATCTGAAGGATTACCTGTAGTAGATTGATGAGCATCAGCCTTTGCTATCTTATCAACCTCATCTAAAAATACTATACCATGCTGGGCTTTTTCCAGATCGCCATTAGCTTTTCTATAAAGATTATAAAGAACTACTTCTACATCATCACCTACATAACCTGTTTCTGTAAGCGTGGTAACATCCGCACGAGCAAAAGGAAGTCCCAATATATCTGCCAATGTTTTTACTAAATAAGTTTTTCCAACTCCTGTAGGACCTATCATAAGAATATTTGATCTGAATGGTATATCTTTATTGCCATTTATTCTCAAACAATGCAAATAAGCATGCACGGCTAATGCTTTTTTTGCCTCGTCCTGACCTATAACTGTTTTATCTAATTGAGCTACTATTTCCTTAGGAGTTAAAATATTTGATTCGGAAGATCTACGTTTACCGTATAGTTTATTTTCTAATGAAATTTTCTTTATAGCTTCTCCGCTGCTCATTATACTTTCTATCACATTATAATTATCTTTTTCTAAAAATGCGAATATCACTTTAGAATTTATGAATGTTATCAATGTATTAGTTATTTCAAGTATACCGCTGCTTGGATAAGGTTCATGCGATAAATTAAATATACCGCTTGATATCAATTTACTATTATTATCAAAATAATGATACTTATTTATATATATATCATTATTTAATGTAATAAGCTCTAATATTCTTCTAACAGATATTGCTGACATAGAATCGCCGTAAATAGTATAAACCAATACAGAATATAAAATAAATCTTTCATCTAAATCTAAATTTTTATCTGATATAAATTTTTCTATATTGAAATTATATTTTTTGAAGGCAGATATCTTTCTTACATCTGCTTTAAGAGAATTTATAAGTAATTCAACTTCATTAGCATTATTGACTATTTTCTCATTATTAGACATCATCTCATCATCATATCCTAAAGCCCTATCAATATTGCTTGATAGTCTTCTAGTCATATCATTTCTATCGGATATTAGATTCAATGTATAAACTATCTTAGTAACTATTTCAAAATATGCTCTGAAAGCATCTTCTCTATTAGCATAAGATGATTTTTTCTCTTCTTTTTCAACGCTGTTAGGTTCATTTTCCTGCTTTTTTTTCTTCATAACAAAAGATCTCCTAATTAAATAACATTGCCTATTAAATCATATTCCGTATTATGAGTAACAGCAACCTTCACTATATCGCCAATATTTATATTGTTATTAGTATTTTCATTATAAACTTCAACATATCCATCAACTTCTGGAGCATCATATATGCTTCTGCCTATAAATTTATTATTATCTTCTTTTTTCTCTATCAATACATCTATAGTTCTTCCTATAAATCTTTCTAATCTTTTTTCGGATACTTCTATAGCTACCCTCATAAGTTTTTCTCTAAGCATTAATTTTCTGTTTCTGCTCATTTTAGGTTTATTTATAAGTAAAGCCTTAGTATTCTCCTCTTCAGAATAAGTGAATACTCCTACCCTATCTAGCTTAGCATTTCTTACAAACTTTATTAACTTTTTAAATGATTCAGGCGTTTCTCCTGGAAATCCCACTATCAAAGAAGTTCTTATGACAGCATCATTATCATAGCTTCTTATTTTATCTATCATCTCTCTATAAAATTTATAGCTTCTTATGCCTCTGTTCATATCTTTTAATATATCTTTATCAACATGCTGTAAAGGTATATCAAAATAAGGAACAACTTTATCAGTATTAAAGAATGATTCTATTATCTCATCATTCAAAACAACAGGATTCTGATATAATACTCTTATCCATTGAATGCCTTCAACCTTTGAAAGAGCTTTAAGCAAATCTGGTAAGGCCAATTTATTGTATATATCATATCCGTAAAAAGTTGTTTCCTGAGCTATTAAATTAATCTCTTTAGCTCCGTTTTTAGCATAATTTTCAGCCTCTTTTACAATATCTTCAATCTTTCTGCTTCTATGTTCGCCTCTTATTCCTGGTATAGCACAAAAACTACAGTTTGCATGACATCCGTCACTTATTCTTATATAAACACTATACTTAGTACCTGTATTTATCCTATCGCCATACTCTTTATATTCAGTATTTTCTTTTGCATCATGAAAACCATCTTCTTCTACGGCTTTTAATATATTTTCTAAATCATATATTCCTATAGCAGAATCAACTTCCTTGAACATCTCAAGAAAATTTTCTTTATATCTCTCACTCATACAGCCTGATACTATTAATCTCTTACATTTTCCGTATTTTTTATACATAGAATGATCGAATATAGCATCAATAGATTCTTTCTTTGAATCCTCTATAAAAGCACAAGTATTTATAACTATTATATCTGCATCTTCCGGATTATTGGTAATATTAAAACCTTTTTTCTGTAATATGGCTAATATATGCTCTCCATCAACTGTGTTTTTCTCGCATCCTAAACTATGTAAATATATATTTTGCAAATTAAATTTCCTTTTTAATATTAAATATGATATTCTGCTGCCAAAATATTCAAATATTAAATAAATAATTATTTAGTATCTGACATAATAAGATTATATCTTGTAGAGTCATTCAAATTCTTAACCCATTTTATAGTTTTATTAACTGTCTCTCCTGCAGCACCTACATTAATAATTTTGCCATTAACTTTTACTACAACCTCGCCCGCATTACCTATAGTAAGCATAACAACATCATTAGCTTCTAAATACAATGTTTTACCGCTTAAAAGGTTAGTAGTTGCTGGTCTATTAGAATCTATAAAATATCTTATATATACAAAATGCTTAGCAGTTATTTCTATTCTTATATCTACTTTTTCAGTATCCTGTTCTATATAAGTTTCTCCATTTATCACAACTAAATTAGTAGATACAGTGTCATTATAATTAGTAGTATTTAAAGCAGCTGTTGTTTCAATATCATTAGTATAGCCTGTATTAACCATTTGATTTTCTTCAAGCTTTTCCATTTCAACAGTAGCTGAATTATCATAAACTTCTATAACACTTATCTTGAAATCATTTATTCCATTTCCATTCAAATCTAATATTATAGGGCTACTTTTAGAAAAAGATAAATCCTGTCCATTTATATTAATATGAAGTACATTTCCTATACTATTAAATTTTATTGTAGCTGATATTCCAAGAGGCTTAAAATATATAACATCTCCTGATTTAACGCTTTGCTTAGCCTTACTATCAACTATATTTTTTGATATTTCAACCTCATTTCTGTTTTGTCTTTTATTATTTGAAGGAAATATAAATCCTGTTATATTTTTCCAATTAAATACTATAACTGCTATAACAACTACAATAGCGAGTATTATAATAACTGTAGGCATTATAGATCTATTTTTATTTCTTAATTTATATAAATCTCTTCTAGCCATAAAAAGCAAATCTGCTTCAGCACGATTATTTGTATTGGTATTTTTATTTTTTTTATTTGTTTCTTTTATAGTTTTTTCTTCATGCTTTTCTGTATTTATAGCATCTTTAAGAGATTCTTTAGTATTAGTTTCTTTTACTGTTTCTTTAACAGGTTCTTGCTCTTTACTTTCTTTAATATCTTTATTCTCTTTAATTTCTTTTACAGGCTCTTTATTTTTCTTAATATTTTTAATAGCTTTACCGTTTTTCAATAAATCCTGTTCAGATTTGATGCCGTTTTTTTGCAAATTATATCTTTCAAGAACCATATCAGCATCTAATGATAATTTATCGCTTAAATTCTTTATAAAACCCTTTACATATATTTCACCAGGAAGAACATCAAATTCTTCATTTTCCAAAGCCTTAATAAATCTAGCAACTATATGAGTTGTAGCCTCTAGTTCTTCTATAGTAAGCCCTTTCTTTTCTCTAGCATTTTTTAATATTTGACCTATAGTTTCCATATAAATCCTTAAAATTAATTGTTAGGCACTAAACCATCTTTAAGCACCTGCATATTTTCTGATATTTCCGGTTCAAAATCCTTATTATTATCTTCATATTTAGGATTGTATCTGATAGATGTAAATAAATACTCAACCGGAACATTAGTAGTAGTTATACCTAGTATTCTTATAATCATACCTGTATTATCAACCCATAAATGTATCTTTGTAAAGCCTGTTCTGTCTACACTAGCCTGCTTTGAAGTTAAAAGCATATGATAAGCCTTTCTATTATCATTTGCCGCATAGGAACTATTATATTTAGCTATGCCTAGTTCAGAGTCATTAAAGCTATTCAAAGATACCAATTCTCTTTCATCATAAAAATCTATATTAAATTTAGTAGTTAATCTCATAATTCCTTCAGGAGTATATATAGCTCCTGAATCACCATAATTTAATTTCTGCTCTGCTACAACATTATTTTTAGGAAATATTATCCACAAAGTTTCTCCATTACAGTATATAGATTGTCCATTTCCTCCGCTTGAATACTGCATCCTAAATAGATTAGGATTTTTAGTTATAACATTACCATAAGAAACTTTTTCCCCATTTCTCTCTACAAAATTAGCTGAGAATCCTTTAATAGTTGAAAATCTATTAGATATCATACTTACAACTTTTTCAGGAGTCATTATTTGGGAATAGGCTTGTACACTCAATAATATAATAAATAATACAACTTTTTTCATAAATTAATTTGATTTCCTTAAAATATTAAACTTACTTTTTTACTAATATTATATGATATAATAAAAATCCATAAAAAACAAGTATTTTATTTTTTTATTTAAAACAAATAAATTGACACTCATTTTCTATAAAAAACGCGTATAAAATTTGATTTTTTTATAATATATGTACTTTTTAATATTTATAGGAACTATATATTACTTCACATTAATGACTTATTTAAAATAAAAAGTATATTTTAAATACATATATAATATTCATATTATAATATTATATATAAAACTATAAATGGAGATAATATGAAAATAAACAATACAAAATACAATATGAAAAGATCTAGAAATATATACAGTAATAGAAGCGCTATAATACAAAATGATGAAGAAATAGTGCTACTACTTGGTAATGAGATAAGAAAAGAAAATACTGTAGATGTTGATACTGCTGTATATTTATCTCTGCCTAGTTTTTTAAGACTGTATGATACTTTGAAAGAAAAAGTTGATAAATTTAGAGAAGGAGGAAACCTAATATAAAATAAATTAATAAAGGAGTAAATTTATGGAAAAAAATATTATAAAAAACAGTATAAAAGAATACTATATAAATAATGATAAAAATATCATACTTATAATAGAAAAAGATATTAATAAAAGTACATATAATGAGCTTTATAATATATTAAATAGGCTTTTAGAGAATTATACCAAAAATATCATTATACATTTTAGAAACAATACAAAATACATAATATCAAATGCCATATATTTAATGCTTGAAGTTCAAAAAGTATTGGAATTTAGAGGAGGAAATTTAATATTAACAGGTTTAAATGAATATTCAAAATGGTCTTTAAAATCATTGGAGGCACATAAAAAATTAAAAATATATGATGATATACAAAATGCTATAAAAGAAATAAAAGCATCATAACATCATAATAAAATAAAAAATAAGCAGGGATTTTTAATATCCTTGCTTACTTATATAAAAAATTAATTTTGATTTGTTAATATAGCATTCACAAAATCAACATAGCTTATATTCTGTAAATTATAAACATGTAAAAAACCATTAGTAGCCATTATACTTGAAGCTATAGAGGATCTATTTCCGCTTCTGCAATATACTATATATTCTTTATTTTTATCTAAAAGATCTATTTTACTTTTGAAATCTGTATTAAGAACATCAATATTAATAGAATTAGGAGCACTTCCGCCCATATATTCTTCTGGCGTCCTAACATCTAATAAAACTAAATTAGTTGATTTACTCATTAAATCCAATGCTTTTTTCAAATTGATATTATCATAAGGTTTTTTGGAGCAGGAAAATACAAATAATAATGATACTGAAATAATAAAATATAATAATTTTTTTTTCATATTCATTGTTCCTTTAAAATTATGCAAATATTATGTTAATAACAATAATATGATATTTAGGCATTTTGTCAAACAATTTTAATAATAAAGTAATTATTTTTTATATTTTTAGATATTATATGTTTATATAA
This window contains:
- a CDS encoding ATP-dependent Clp protease ATP-binding subunit is translated as MFQFHLTSKAKKVIELYAQEEAKRLNHDMVTPEHILLGLLHESEALATRVLMRLKIDLDRLKLELESAMVKSSTTKVFGTLPTAPRVQKLISRSAEEARALSHNYIGTEHLLLGLLREESGTAYNVLTSMGLELTILRQEILKMLGVAGSNMSSMEQTSQEDNVKKVKTPTLDQFARDLTKMARDKTLDRVIGRENEVMRVVQILSRRKKNNPILLGEPGVGKTAIVEGLAEKIVAADVPDILLKKRVLTLDLSSVVAGTKYRGEFEERIKNIVLEIKKASNIIIFIDELHTLIGAGGAEGALDAANMLKPALSRGEIQCIGATTINEYKKYIEKDGALVRRFQPINVEEPSIEDTIEILNGIKGKYEEHHKVKYTDEAINAAAVLSKRYIFERHLPDKAIDLIDEAGSRARLLNMTRPQEFKDLEKKIEELNQQKKNAVDNQNFEDAAKIRDEISSIQEELAKKEEKWREEREKIETFIEEDDIRHVISEITNIPIKRLLNSESKRLIGMEEELHQKVVGQKEAIASISKAIRRSRAGLKTSKRPLGSFIFLGPTGVGKTALAKVLSEFMFGDSDALIRIDMSEFMEKFAVSRLIGAPPGYVGYEEGGGLTEKVRRKPYSLILFDEIEKAHPDVTNILLQVLEEGQLTDNFGRKVDFSNTIIIITSNLGARDIVKGSSLGFNAVGSEKDANDIKNFALEELKQNFNPEFLNRIDDIIVFHTLSKEDLKDIINIMLKELNEAIKERNIVINLSEEAKNYIIDKGFDKKYGARSLRRAIQKEIEDYVSTEILFGNIEDGDTINVDANDGSLIFSYDKSVKTENKELSKS
- a CDS encoding RNA polymerase sigma factor; translation: MIVTKEKELLKDYELIEAHKKGDSEALDILLTRYKNYIFNLSYRFMHNYEDAMDLTQDVLIRVYKAIDRYEERNYFKGWLYRIISNTAINMYSKAYRRESPYLEKLEIVDDKRYNTEKEYERIYLQEKIYNASTKLKGKQRDVFILRYYENYSYKEISDILNISSDSAKSNYSYALKKMKSLLEKERTLL
- the clpX gene encoding ATP-dependent Clp protease ATP-binding subunit ClpX; its protein translation is MKKKKQENEPNSVEKEEKKSSYANREDAFRAYFEIVTKIVYTLNLISDRNDMTRRLSSNIDRALGYDDEMMSNNEKIVNNANEVELLINSLKADVRKISAFKKYNFNIEKFISDKNLDLDERFILYSVLVYTIYGDSMSAISVRRILELITLNNDIYINKYHYFDNNSKLISSGIFNLSHEPYPSSGILEITNTLITFINSKVIFAFLEKDNYNVIESIMSSGEAIKKISLENKLYGKRRSSESNILTPKEIVAQLDKTVIGQDEAKKALAVHAYLHCLRINGNKDIPFRSNILMIGPTGVGKTYLVKTLADILGLPFARADVTTLTETGYVGDDVEVVLYNLYRKANGDLEKAQHGIVFLDEVDKIAKADAHQSTTGNPSDKAVQEALLSMMNGEDIRVPEFGDRRMMHSSDGILMNTKNILFIFGGAFVGLDDIIKMRLKGESSLGFGSNAVINKLQKNRILSQVDVKDIEKYGMIPEFIGRIPIIVTLNDLTKENLKDILTKTSESPIIKYTEFFKSIGKKLVVTAEAINFIVDKASSMNMGARSLKSIVETAMVNILFNLDGVKGNTLTLTKYDIENAFSEKEFVTSGNEDKKTDNSNKNFSKESFMA
- the rimO gene encoding 30S ribosomal protein S12 methylthiotransferase RimO, producing the protein MQNIYLHSLGCEKNTVDGEHILAILQKKGFNITNNPEDADIIVINTCAFIEDSKKESIDAIFDHSMYKKYGKCKRLIVSGCMSERYKENFLEMFKEVDSAIGIYDLENILKAVEEDGFHDAKENTEYKEYGDRINTGTKYSVYIRISDGCHANCSFCAIPGIRGEHRSRKIEDIVKEAENYAKNGAKEINLIAQETTFYGYDIYNKLALPDLLKALSKVEGIQWIRVLYQNPVVLNDEIIESFFNTDKVVPYFDIPLQHVDKDILKDMNRGIRSYKFYREMIDKIRSYDNDAVIRTSLIVGFPGETPESFKKLIKFVRNAKLDRVGVFTYSEEENTKALLINKPKMSRNRKLMLREKLMRVAIEVSEKRLERFIGRTIDVLIEKKEDNNKFIGRSIYDAPEVDGYVEVYNENTNNNINIGDIVKVAVTHNTEYDLIGNVI
- a CDS encoding helix-turn-helix domain-containing protein; protein product: METIGQILKNAREKKGLTIEELEATTHIVARFIKALENEEFDVLPGEIYVKGFIKNLSDKLSLDADMVLERYNLQKNGIKSEQDLLKNGKAIKNIKKNKEPVKEIKENKDIKESKEQEPVKETVKETNTKESLKDAINTEKHEEKTIKETNKKNKNTNTNNRAEADLLFMARRDLYKLRNKNRSIMPTVIIILAIVVVIAVIVFNWKNITGFIFPSNNKRQNRNEVEISKNIVDSKAKQSVKSGDVIYFKPLGISATIKFNSIGNVLHININGQDLSFSKSSPIILDLNGNGINDFKISVIEVYDNSATVEMEKLEENQMVNTGYTNDIETTAALNTTNYNDTVSTNLVVINGETYIEQDTEKVDIRIEITAKHFVYIRYFIDSNRPATTNLLSGKTLYLEANDVVMLTIGNAGEVVVKVNGKIINVGAAGETVNKTIKWVKNLNDSTRYNLIMSDTK
- a CDS encoding LolA family protein: MKKVVLFIILLSVQAYSQIMTPEKVVSMISNRFSTIKGFSANFVERNGEKVSYGNVITKNPNLFRMQYSSGGNGQSIYCNGETLWIIFPKNNVVAEQKLNYGDSGAIYTPEGIMRLTTKFNIDFYDERELVSLNSFNDSELGIAKYNSSYAANDNRKAYHMLLTSKQASVDRTGFTKIHLWVDNTGMIIRILGITTTNVPVEYLFTSIRYNPKYEDNNKDFEPEISENMQVLKDGLVPNN
- a CDS encoding rhodanese-like domain-containing protein, whose protein sequence is MKKKLLYFIISVSLLFVFSCSKKPYDNINLKKALDLMSKSTNLVLLDVRTPEEYMGGSAPNSINIDVLNTDFKSKIDLLDKNKEYIVYCRSGNRSSIASSIMATNGFLHVYNLQNISYVDFVNAILTNQN